A segment of the Flavobacteriales bacterium genome:
GCTCGCTCAATTCGCACCCACGCACATCGTTCACCTCGCCGCCCGCACCGATACCGAGGAGCCTATCGATGTGGACGCCTACCGTCAGAACCACGAGGGCACGCGCGTGCTGCTCGAAGCGGTGAAGCAATGCCCCAGCGTGCGCCGCATCATCGTCACCAGCACACAGTTCGTGTGCGAAGCGGGCTACCAGCCTGAGCACGACCTCGACTTCAAGCCCTTCACCGTGTATGGCGAATCGAAGCGGCGCACCGAGATGAACACGCGCGAAGCCGGCCTAGCCTGCGAATGGGTCATCATCCGCCCCACCACCATCTGGGGGCCGTGGAGCCTGCGATACCGAGATGTCCTGTTCAAGGTGATGCGCAAGGGGCTCTACTTCCACCCCGGCCGCCAACGCGTGGTGCGCTCCTACGGCTACGTGGGCACTGTGGTATGGCAGATCCTGCGCATGCTCGAGGCGCCGGCCGAGACGGTGAACCATAAAGTCCTCTATGTCGGCGATCAGCCCTTCGACCTTAAGATGTGGGTCGAGGAGGTCTCGCGGCAGCTCGTGGGCAAACCCGTGCGATACATCCCCAGTTGGCTCGTGCGCTCCTTGGCACTCATCGGCGATGCCTTCAAATCAATCGGTCTCCCCTTCCCCATCACCAGCGGCCGCTACCGCAGCATGACCAGCGATTACATCACGCCCATGGACCGGACGATCGCCGCCGTGGGTGAGGCCCCCTTCTCAATCGCCCAAGGCGTAACGGCCATGGTGCGCTGGTACGACGATGGCAGCCAACGTTGGAAAGCGGGCGCGAAGAAGGATGCACGGGTGGATTCGGCGATTGCCGTCCGATGAGGGCCTGATGCCGCTCGATATCGGTGCGGAACAACTCACCGGGCGTGTAAGCGCACCGCATCCCCTTCCAGTCGCCCTCCAGAAGAATCCATCGTGGCAGGCAGCGCGAAGAGCTCCTCCGCCAGCCGCGCATCGTGGCCGTACACATCGTCGCGGAAGTGCAACAGGCCGTTTCGATCCACCCAGGCTGTGAAGTAGCCGATGCTCACGGGGCGTTTCTTCTTCAGCCGCACATATTGCTCCTCGCCGCTGTGCATGGCCTCCTTCACCTTCTTCGTGGTCCAGGCCGTATCGGCGCGTAGCAGGTACTCGGCAAAGCGCTGCGGCTCGGCGAGGCGGATGCAGCCGTGGCTGAAGGCGCGGCTCTCGCGGGCGAAGAAGCTCTTGCTGGGCGTGTCGTGGAAGTAGATGCTGTAGCTGTTGGGGAAGAGGAATTTCACGCGGCCCAACGCATTGCTCGCGCCAGGATTCTGTCGGATGACCGGATTCTTCTCCGATCCGCCGATCACCTCCATGCCTTTCTTCTTGAGGTAGTTCGGGTCCTTGGCAAGGGCAGGCATGATCTCTCCGCGCACGATGCTGGGCGGTGGCGTCCAGGTGGGGCTGAAGACGATGGTGCTGAGCGAATCGCTGAAGATCACGGTACGCGTCGCCGTGGCGCCCACCACCACCACCATGCTCCACGCCACGGTGTCGGCTTCATGCACGTAGAGGCGGAACTCGGGGATGTTCACCAGCAGCAGGTCGGGGGCGTTCTGCTCGGGCACCCAGCGCAGGCGCTCCATGTTCACGAGCATCGTGCGCGCGCGGTCCGCTGGTGAGATGTTCAGCTGCGCGATCGCGCCTTTGCCGATCACGCCATCGGGGTGCAGTCCGTGGCGTTCCTGGAAGCGCATCACAGCGGCCACGAGCAGGCTGTCGTAATCCTGGCTGAAAAGCAGGATGCTGTCGCCTGTGGCGATGAAGTCTCCGAGCAGCATCAACCGTTGCCGCAGTTCGGGCACCAGTGGATCCTCGTTCCCGGGCTCGAGCTTGCGGCGATCACCGAGGCTCAGCGTAGGCCACTGCACGGAGGAGAGGTCGTGGTACCGTTTCAACTGCGACTTGAGCTGCGCATACTGCGGGTGCAGCGGCTCCACCGGTGATAGGTCCATGCGGCCGGCCACGAGCGAGTCCAGCAGCCGGTCGAAGTTCTTCTTGCGGCGCGGGATGAACCAGTCGAGCTCACGCAGGTCCTTGCCCACGGTGCCCCCGTATTTCTTGTCGGCGAAACGGAAGAATTGCGCCGTGAGGGCCAACTCGATGTGCTGCATGCAGCTGTCGCAGTCGTGATCGCCGTTGACCTTCCCGCGCAGCATCAGTTCATCGAGGCGCGCGCGCACGTAGCCGAGTTCGCGGTACACCGTATCGGCGCTGGTCACCAGGTTGTGGAAGGCGGCTGCGCTCTGCGAGAGCGAATCGTTCACGAACCAAGCGAATTGGAATCCGCGCCGCTGGTAGAAGCCCGCGATACCGTTGGAATCAGGAAGGTGCTCGGGATGCTTCGCGATGAAGTCGCTGATGGCCGCTGGGTCCAGTGTCCGCACCGTGTAGGCGGCCGGCGTCTCGAACACGGCCTCGATGGCCTGCGCCTGCTCCGCGATGTCGGGTTCGGCGATGGGGGAGGCGCAGGACGCAAGCAGGGCCAAGATGCCCAAGGCGGGAAGTGAACGCATGTGCAGCAGGAATGCCGCCGCGAAGGAAAAGACCGGGCAAGCGCGCTTCAGCGGCCGTGGACGTACAGATATCCACCGTCGGCCAGCAATTCGATCATGCGCGGCATGTCGGTGCGGCTCACGGCGGGGCATCCCCAGCTCCGGCCCAGCCGTCCGTGCTCGGCAATGAAGGCCTCGCTCACGTAATCGGCGCCGTGCATGATTACTTCACGCGCGAGTGCCTGGCAGTTGAGGTTGGCATCGAGGCCGTGCAGCAGCAGCGCGGCGCCGTGCTTGGGGCTGATGATCTCGGCGCCCACGCGGTACAACCCTTTGCTGGTGGCATGTGAGCCGTGACGGTTGCTGAAGCTGGTGCAGAGCAGTTCGCCCGAGCCCTGTCCATGCGCCACGTAGGTGGTGAGCAGCAGTTCTTTCTTCTCCAGGTCGATGATCGAGAGGCGCTTCGCGGTGCTGGGCAAGGTCATGTCGGCGATGGCCAGCACCTTCGGCCGGGCCGCCCTTCGCGCTACGCTGCTGAATCCCTTGCTGAAGGCGCTCTCAGCCACGCAGCCTTCAAGTCCGATCTGCGTGTAGAGCTCGCGAACTTCATCCACCGAGGGACCAGCCGATGGGTCAGGGGCGGGTGCAGCCGCTGGTAGCAGCCAAAGCAACGGCAATAGCAAGGCCCAGTTGAGCTTCATTCTTCCTTGCAGGTTCCATCTGCCCGTATACCGACGCTGAGGTTCCAATCCAGCGCCGAAGCAGAGGGTTGCGAATTTAGGACCTATCTCACAAATGCTTTCGGAAGCGAGCCGGAGGGATTTCGCGATCAAGACGAGACGCGAAACCCGCGCATTGCTGGCGGCTCTGTAAGGGTTGAGCAACGACGTCTGGACGCGTAAAGACCCCGGCGCAGCCCGAAGGGTGTTTTTGAGATAGGTCCTAACGGCCAAGTTCATTCGGGCCGTCTGTACGTGGAAAAGTTGGCGAGGTTGAATCCCGACCGCGTTCGCGCAAGCGTCACGCCTTGGTCGATTCCGGGGCTCCTTCGAACGGGTCAAGATCGGGTTTCGGCCCAGGACCGGCCCACTGCTCGAAAGGCACCGTGTAGCAGAGCAAGTGCGCCGGAAGCAGCAAGGCGCCGAGCAGCACGATCAATGCGCCTTGGATCACCAACGGGATCAACGAAGCCTCGAAGGGGATGCTGAATGCCGGGAAAGCGTAGAGCTTCAATGTCGTCAGCAAGGACTGCTGCACAGCATTCACAACATAGATTCCCACCGCCATGGCCGCGAAGACCGTGAGCGCCTCGCGCCATCGCGATCGGTCGAAGCGCTGGTGGGCTTCGGTCCAGAGCAGGGTGACCACCATCGCATCCGGCACCCATGCGAAGAACTCGGCGATGAGGTCATTCATCCATTTCATGAAGCGGTACTTGCGCGGGCCCATCTCGTCGCCCATGCCTTCCCAGAACGGATCGCGCAGGCCCGAGAGGTCGAAGACCGGGTTGTATAGGGCCACCTTGATCATCACCAGCGTCAGGCAGCATACGCCGAACACGGTCCAGTTCCGATGGCTGATGCCTGCCCAGAGCTGTTTGAAGGTGAGTT
Coding sequences within it:
- a CDS encoding murein L,D-transpeptidase catalytic domain family protein, which gives rise to MKLNWALLLPLLWLLPAAAPAPDPSAGPSVDEVRELYTQIGLEGCVAESAFSKGFSSVARRAARPKVLAIADMTLPSTAKRLSIIDLEKKELLLTTYVAHGQGSGELLCTSFSNRHGSHATSKGLYRVGAEIISPKHGAALLLHGLDANLNCQALAREVIMHGADYVSEAFIAEHGRLGRSWGCPAVSRTDMPRMIELLADGGYLYVHGR
- a CDS encoding NAD(P)-dependent oxidoreductase, whose product is MTSDMRLLITGGSGFIGTNLVEECLAQGTALLNLDWNPPLNPAHAPHWREADLLDGAAVASALAQFAPTHIVHLAARTDTEEPIDVDAYRQNHEGTRVLLEAVKQCPSVRRIIVTSTQFVCEAGYQPEHDLDFKPFTVYGESKRRTEMNTREAGLACEWVIIRPTTIWGPWSLRYRDVLFKVMRKGLYFHPGRQRVVRSYGYVGTVVWQILRMLEAPAETVNHKVLYVGDQPFDLKMWVEEVSRQLVGKPVRYIPSWLVRSLALIGDAFKSIGLPFPITSGRYRSMTSDYITPMDRTIAAVGEAPFSIAQGVTAMVRWYDDGSQRWKAGAKKDARVDSAIAVR
- a CDS encoding L,D-transpeptidase family protein, encoding MRSLPALGILALLASCASPIAEPDIAEQAQAIEAVFETPAAYTVRTLDPAAISDFIAKHPEHLPDSNGIAGFYQRRGFQFAWFVNDSLSQSAAAFHNLVTSADTVYRELGYVRARLDELMLRGKVNGDHDCDSCMQHIELALTAQFFRFADKKYGGTVGKDLRELDWFIPRRKKNFDRLLDSLVAGRMDLSPVEPLHPQYAQLKSQLKRYHDLSSVQWPTLSLGDRRKLEPGNEDPLVPELRQRLMLLGDFIATGDSILLFSQDYDSLLVAAVMRFQERHGLHPDGVIGKGAIAQLNISPADRARTMLVNMERLRWVPEQNAPDLLLVNIPEFRLYVHEADTVAWSMVVVVGATATRTVIFSDSLSTIVFSPTWTPPPSIVRGEIMPALAKDPNYLKKKGMEVIGGSEKNPVIRQNPGASNALGRVKFLFPNSYSIYFHDTPSKSFFARESRAFSHGCIRLAEPQRFAEYLLRADTAWTTKKVKEAMHSGEEQYVRLKKKRPVSIGYFTAWVDRNGLLHFRDDVYGHDARLAEELFALPATMDSSGGRLEGDAVRLHAR